One Algibacter sp. L3A6 genomic region harbors:
- a CDS encoding DEAD/DEAH box helicase has protein sequence MTFQDLNLNTPLYNALDDLGFTTPTPIQAEAFNVVSSGKDVVGIAQTGTGKTFAYMLPILKNLKYSMQENPRVLVLVPTRELVVQVVDEIEKLSKYVNTRVLGVYGGTNINTQKRAIAEGIDILVATPGRMYDLALSRVLQLKSIQKLVIDEVDVMLDLGFRHQLINIFDILPPKRQNIMFSATMTQDVDVLLNDFFKNPERVSIAVSGAPLENIKQERYNVPNFYTKVNLLSHLLRDTEKYSRVLIFVAYKRMADRLFDQLDEIFHDELCVIHSNKTQNYRLRSIEQFREGHNRILIATDVMARGLDIDNVSHVINFDTPDFPENYMHRIGRTGRAEREGESLLLSTVKETVLVEHIEALMNMQIPVLEIPETVEISTEQIDEERAEIKEHYNPIKRKDEDAPGPAFHEKSEKNSKENLGGSYKFKIAAKYKKPKTRGDKNYNKRNKNK, from the coding sequence GTGACTTTTCAAGATTTAAATTTAAATACACCATTATATAACGCTCTGGACGATTTGGGCTTTACTACGCCTACACCGATACAAGCAGAAGCTTTTAACGTTGTTAGCTCGGGTAAAGACGTGGTTGGTATTGCTCAAACAGGTACCGGTAAAACGTTTGCCTACATGCTACCTATTTTAAAAAATTTAAAATATTCAATGCAGGAAAACCCGCGTGTTTTGGTTTTAGTACCAACACGTGAACTTGTTGTACAGGTTGTAGATGAAATTGAAAAATTATCTAAATACGTTAATACTCGCGTATTAGGTGTTTATGGAGGAACTAATATTAACACGCAGAAAAGAGCTATTGCTGAAGGTATTGATATTTTAGTTGCCACACCAGGTCGTATGTACGATTTGGCTTTAAGTCGTGTTTTACAACTAAAATCTATTCAGAAATTAGTGATTGATGAAGTTGATGTTATGCTAGATTTAGGATTTAGACATCAATTAATTAATATTTTTGATATTCTACCTCCTAAGAGACAAAACATTATGTTCTCAGCTACGATGACGCAGGATGTTGATGTTTTACTTAACGATTTCTTTAAAAATCCGGAACGCGTTTCTATCGCTGTTTCTGGTGCTCCTCTAGAAAATATTAAACAAGAGCGCTACAACGTTCCTAACTTTTACACTAAAGTAAACTTGCTTTCTCACTTATTGAGAGATACAGAAAAATATAGTAGAGTTTTGATATTTGTGGCTTACAAACGTATGGCAGATCGATTGTTTGATCAATTAGATGAAATTTTTCATGATGAACTTTGCGTTATTCACTCTAATAAAACACAAAATTACAGACTTAGAAGTATTGAGCAATTTAGAGAAGGGCATAACCGTATTTTAATTGCAACCGACGTTATGGCACGTGGTTTGGATATTGATAACGTATCACATGTTATTAACTTTGATACGCCAGATTTCCCTGAAAACTATATGCACAGAATTGGTAGAACTGGTCGTGCTGAACGTGAAGGCGAATCTTTATTATTGTCTACTGTAAAAGAAACGGTGCTAGTTGAACACATTGAAGCTTTAATGAATATGCAAATTCCTGTTTTGGAAATACCCGAAACTGTTGAAATTTCTACAGAGCAAATTGATGAAGAACGCGCAGAAATTAAAGAACATTACAATCCTATAAAACGTAAGGATGAAGATGCTCCTGGGCCTGCTTTTCATGAGAAATCTGAAAAGAACTCTAAAGAAAATTTAGGTGGATCGTACAAATTTAAAATTGCTGCGAAATATAAAAAACCTAAAACACGTGGTGATAAAAACTACAATAAACGTAACAAGAATAAATAA
- the fucP gene encoding L-fucose:H+ symporter permease, whose translation MKSLEKIPVVSKEVLIPFILITSLFALWGFANDITNPMVAAFKTVMEISTAKAALVQFAFYGGYATMAIPAALFVRKYSYKKGILLGLSLYAFGALLFYPAAEFEVFGFFLGSLYIITFGLAFLETTANPYILSMGDKRTATQRLNLAQAFNPIGSLFGMFVASKFILAALDSEVRNEAGELIFTTLDEAKKAVIRTHDLTIIRNPYVILGIVVILMLIVIAVAKMPKRANNDEQGSPAESFKRLFTNGKYREGVFAQLFYVAAQIMCWTFIIQYADNLGISKETAQNYNIVAMGIFLTSRFITTYLMKFVNAKKLLMIFALCAMVTMSGVILIEGMMGLYLLVATSAFMSLMFPTIYGIALNGLSEEDSTLGAAGLVMAIVGGALMPILQGHIIDKETIGSMAAVNVSFILPFICFCFIAFYGYRTLKVYAD comes from the coding sequence ATGAAAAGTTTAGAAAAAATACCCGTAGTCTCCAAAGAAGTACTAATCCCATTTATTTTAATTACATCCTTATTTGCTTTATGGGGTTTTGCAAATGATATAACAAACCCTATGGTTGCAGCTTTTAAAACTGTAATGGAAATTTCTACAGCAAAAGCGGCATTGGTCCAATTTGCATTTTATGGAGGATATGCTACTATGGCAATTCCTGCAGCACTTTTTGTTAGAAAATACAGCTATAAAAAAGGCATTTTGTTAGGACTTTCCTTGTATGCTTTTGGAGCTTTATTATTTTATCCAGCAGCAGAGTTTGAAGTTTTTGGATTCTTTTTAGGATCACTTTATATTATAACATTTGGGTTGGCTTTTTTAGAAACAACAGCAAACCCTTACATTTTATCGATGGGTGATAAGCGTACGGCAACACAGCGTTTAAATTTAGCGCAGGCCTTCAATCCAATAGGTTCTCTTTTTGGAATGTTTGTGGCTTCCAAATTTATTCTTGCAGCCTTAGATTCAGAAGTAAGAAATGAAGCGGGCGAATTAATTTTTACCACCTTAGATGAAGCTAAAAAAGCAGTTATTAGAACACACGATTTAACCATTATAAGAAATCCTTATGTTATCCTTGGAATTGTAGTTATATTAATGTTGATTGTTATTGCTGTAGCAAAAATGCCTAAACGAGCTAACAATGATGAACAAGGTTCACCAGCAGAATCTTTTAAAAGATTATTTACTAACGGAAAATACCGTGAAGGTGTTTTTGCCCAATTATTTTATGTGGCTGCGCAAATTATGTGTTGGACATTTATCATTCAATATGCAGATAATTTAGGTATCTCTAAAGAAACCGCTCAAAATTATAATATTGTTGCAATGGGTATCTTTTTAACCAGCAGGTTTATTACTACTTATTTAATGAAATTTGTAAATGCTAAAAAGTTACTGATGATATTTGCGCTATGTGCTATGGTGACTATGTCTGGTGTTATTTTGATTGAAGGTATGATGGGACTTTATTTACTTGTTGCAACGTCTGCTTTTATGTCGTTAATGTTTCCTACTATTTATGGTATAGCACTTAATGGTTTAAGTGAAGAAGATTCTACTCTTGGTGCGGCTGGTTTAGTAATGGCAATTGTTGGAGGGGCTTTAATGCCAATCTTGCAAGGGCATATTATAGATAAGGAAACAATTGGTTCTATGGCAGCTGTTAACGTCTCGTTTATATTGCCTTTTATATGTTTTTGTTTTATAGCTTTTTATGGTTATAGAACACTTAAAGTTTATGCAGATTAA
- a CDS encoding alpha-hydroxy acid oxidase — protein MAKKKKEIKINSKYPSITDLRNRAMVKMPKFAFEYLDGGCNEDINLDKNRSDLQKVELMPQYLSKFDKSDLTTELFGHTYDAPFGIAPVGLQGLMWPNAPEILAKSAFEHNIPFILSTVTTSSIERIAEITEGKSWFQLYHPAQEKVKRGLLDRSAAAGTDVLVILADVPTFGYRPRDVRNGLAMPPSMSVKNIIEVFKKPDWAIQTLIHGQPAFKTLEPYMPKGLNLKKLGEFMDVTFSGRLNTGRIASIREQWKGKLVIKGVVSEEDTEKAISLGVDGLIVSNHGGRQLDAGQSTIVPMTHLAKKYKDKIKIMVDSGLRGGPDIARAMASGAEFTFMGRSFMYGVGALGKEGGDHTISLMKREFQQVMEQVCCEKVGNLSNHIIKK, from the coding sequence ATGGCCAAGAAAAAAAAGGAAATTAAAATTAACTCAAAATACCCTTCTATTACCGATTTAAGAAATAGAGCGATGGTAAAAATGCCAAAGTTTGCTTTTGAGTATTTGGATGGTGGCTGTAATGAGGATATAAATTTAGATAAAAACCGTTCAGATCTTCAGAAAGTTGAACTCATGCCTCAGTATTTATCAAAGTTTGATAAATCTGACTTGACAACTGAATTGTTTGGTCATACATATGATGCTCCTTTCGGTATTGCACCTGTTGGTTTGCAAGGTTTAATGTGGCCAAATGCGCCAGAAATATTGGCGAAATCTGCTTTTGAACATAATATACCGTTTATTTTAAGTACAGTAACAACTTCTAGTATAGAGCGTATTGCGGAGATTACAGAAGGGAAATCTTGGTTTCAATTATATCATCCGGCTCAGGAAAAAGTAAAAAGAGGTTTATTGGATAGATCTGCAGCAGCTGGAACAGATGTACTAGTTATTTTAGCTGATGTTCCAACTTTTGGATACAGACCTCGAGATGTACGTAATGGTTTAGCGATGCCACCATCAATGAGCGTGAAAAATATTATTGAAGTTTTTAAGAAACCAGATTGGGCTATTCAAACTTTAATACACGGTCAACCTGCTTTTAAAACTTTAGAACCTTATATGCCTAAAGGATTAAATCTGAAAAAACTAGGTGAATTTATGGATGTTACATTCTCCGGACGATTAAATACCGGCAGAATAGCTTCCATAAGAGAACAGTGGAAAGGTAAATTAGTTATTAAAGGTGTTGTAAGTGAAGAAGATACTGAAAAAGCAATTAGCCTAGGCGTTGATGGTTTAATTGTATCTAATCATGGAGGGCGCCAATTAGATGCAGGGCAATCAACTATAGTACCTATGACCCACTTAGCTAAAAAATATAAGGATAAAATAAAAATCATGGTAGACTCAGGTTTACGTGGCGGACCAGATATTGCAAGAGCCATGGCTAGTGGTGCAGAGTTTACATTTATGGGGCGTAGTTTTATGTATGGTGTTGGTGCTCTGGGAAAAGAAGGTGGTGACCATACTATTTCTTTAATGAAACGTGAGTTTCAACAGGTTATGGAACAGGTTTGCTGTGAGAAAGTAGGAAATTTATCTAATCATATAATAAAAAAGTAA
- the pabB gene encoding aminodeoxychorismate synthase component I: MRTKQIYNPENTADFKNQLLIWSQQFDEVIWLDSNQYEQQYSSYDAILAVEAFTSIQTDYHDGFEKLKEYQTLANDWVFGYLTYDLKNDVEALKSQNTDGLEFPDLSFFQPKKIFLFKDNQVEIQYLKFVDDEIQPDLEDILKAKEVVTNPEENNIKIKLKIHKDEYFEKVNTLLNHIHSGDIYEANFCQEFYAENTQISPLETYNKLNAISKPPFAAFVKLYDKFALSASPERYIKKESQHIISQPIKGTAKRSLDKTEDNELKNNLIADEKERSENIMIVDLVRNDLSKTATKGSVKVEELCKIYTFDQVHQMISTVTSEVKPETHPVDILKSTFPMGSMTGAPKISAMKIIEKLEATKRGLYSGAIGYFTPENDFDFNVVIRTILYNATQKYVSYSVGGAITAKSDPLKEYEECLVKAKAMRTVLEN, from the coding sequence TTGAGAACAAAACAAATTTATAATCCAGAAAATACCGCCGATTTTAAAAATCAATTATTGATTTGGAGTCAACAATTCGACGAAGTTATTTGGTTAGATTCCAATCAATACGAGCAACAATACTCAAGTTACGATGCTATTTTGGCGGTAGAAGCTTTTACAAGTATTCAAACCGATTATCACGATGGTTTCGAAAAATTAAAAGAATATCAAACCTTAGCAAACGATTGGGTTTTTGGGTATTTAACCTACGATTTAAAAAACGATGTAGAGGCTCTAAAATCTCAGAATACCGACGGTTTAGAGTTTCCTGATTTGTCTTTTTTTCAACCTAAAAAAATTTTTTTATTTAAAGATAATCAAGTTGAAATTCAGTATTTAAAATTTGTAGATGATGAGATTCAACCCGATTTAGAAGATATTCTAAAAGCCAAAGAAGTCGTTACAAATCCTGAAGAAAATAACATAAAAATAAAGCTTAAAATACATAAGGATGAGTATTTCGAAAAAGTAAATACGCTTCTTAATCACATCCATAGTGGCGATATTTACGAAGCCAATTTTTGTCAAGAATTTTATGCTGAAAACACCCAAATTTCTCCTTTAGAAACCTATAATAAGCTTAATGCGATTTCAAAACCGCCTTTTGCAGCTTTCGTAAAACTTTACGATAAATTTGCTTTAAGTGCTTCGCCAGAGCGTTATATCAAAAAGGAAAGTCAGCATATTATTTCGCAACCTATAAAAGGTACAGCAAAACGATCTTTAGATAAAACGGAAGATAATGAGTTGAAAAACAACTTAATTGCAGACGAAAAGGAGCGAAGCGAAAATATTATGATTGTAGATTTAGTACGTAACGATCTTTCAAAAACGGCCACAAAAGGCAGTGTTAAAGTAGAGGAGCTTTGCAAAATTTATACCTTCGATCAAGTACATCAAATGATTTCCACGGTTACTTCCGAAGTAAAACCAGAAACGCACCCAGTTGATATTCTAAAAAGCACATTCCCGATGGGGAGTATGACGGGCGCTCCCAAAATTTCTGCTATGAAAATTATCGAGAAACTCGAAGCTACTAAACGCGGATTATATTCTGGAGCCATAGGTTATTTTACACCCGAAAACGACTTCGATTTCAATGTGGTTATCCGCACCATTTTGTACAATGCCACACAAAAATACGTGTCTTACTCCGTTGGTGGAGCCATTACAGCAAAAAGTGATCCGCTTAAGGAATACGAAGAATGTCTAGTGAAAGCGAAAGCTATGCGTACGGTTTTAGAGAATTAA
- a CDS encoding two-component regulator propeller domain-containing protein yields MTSNRVNCFFEDNFGVLWIGTAHGGLNKFDKNLKDFQNY; encoded by the coding sequence ATAACTAGTAATCGGGTTAATTGCTTTTTTGAAGATAATTTTGGAGTATTATGGATAGGAACGGCACATGGTGGGTTAAATAAATTTGATAAAAACTTAAAGGATTTTCAAAATTACTAG
- a CDS encoding two-component regulator propeller domain-containing protein — translation MKIRIIQLLILLFASVSYAQQKQIKLSNQRIEAFNSEQGFYQNTIHSIISDNNGYLWVATPNGLVRYDGYSFDYYYHNIENKNALPNNFISSLLNDSKGRLWIGTRGGICIYLTDKEEFIPVEHTIKKEVFIKEDDKKRIWIGGLEKIEIFDASSDNLQKVDKIGEISLTDILKGNVITDVEFLSNSELLVSTSHKIFKIVFNQNDNYSHTVLEVKLDANIKHISEIIKINNSIWLGTQTGLYQTFYENNQLIKVGDYFIEDSKNTAESFDILSLFLDKDSNL, via the coding sequence ATGAAAATAAGAATAATTCAACTATTGATACTTCTTTTTGCCAGTGTAAGTTACGCACAACAAAAGCAAATAAAGTTAAGCAACCAGCGTATAGAGGCTTTTAATAGTGAACAAGGATTTTATCAAAACACCATACATTCCATTATCTCCGATAATAATGGTTATTTATGGGTGGCTACACCAAATGGTTTAGTGAGGTATGATGGGTATTCTTTCGATTATTATTATCATAATATAGAAAATAAAAACGCCTTACCTAATAATTTTATTTCCAGTCTTTTAAATGACTCAAAGGGAAGATTATGGATTGGAACCCGCGGCGGGATTTGTATTTACTTAACCGATAAAGAAGAGTTTATTCCGGTAGAACACACAATTAAAAAGGAAGTCTTTATTAAAGAAGATGATAAAAAAAGAATTTGGATTGGAGGTTTGGAAAAAATTGAAATATTTGATGCAAGCAGTGATAACTTACAAAAGGTAGATAAGATTGGTGAAATTAGTTTAACAGATATTTTAAAAGGAAACGTTATTACAGATGTTGAATTTCTCTCAAATTCGGAATTATTAGTATCTACGTCGCATAAAATATTTAAGATTGTTTTTAATCAAAATGATAATTATTCTCATACTGTTTTAGAAGTAAAATTAGATGCGAATATTAAACATATAAGTGAAATTATTAAAATTAATAATTCAATATGGCTTGGCACACAAACTGGTCTGTATCAAACCTTTTATGAAAATAATCAGTTAATTAAGGTTGGAGATTATTTTATAGAGGATAGTAAAAACACAGCTGAAAGCTTCGATATTTTATCTTTATTTCTAGATAAAGACAGTAATTTATGA
- a CDS encoding two-component regulator propeller domain-containing protein produces the protein MSSNLITDLVEDKEGEIWVSFFGSTI, from the coding sequence TTGTCTAGCAATTTAATTACAGATTTAGTAGAGGATAAAGAAGGTGAAATTTGGGTGTCTTTTTTTGGAAGTACAATTTGA
- the aldA gene encoding aldehyde dehydrogenase: MKEFNQYINGEFVKSTSTETTEVLNPCTEDVLSLIPKGSVADANLALEAAKAAQHSWKSLTAVERASYLHKMADVIRENRVFLAETLAKEQAKVIGLAQVEIDVTADYYDYNAGWARRIEGEIIQSDRKKEHIYLHKAPIGVAVGICPWNFPFFVAARKIAPSLVTGNTCVLKPSCIAPNTIMEFIKLIEKINLPAGVLNVVCGTGPVVGNALTTSPITGIISLTGSVFAGQKVMEAASKNITKVSLELGGKAPAIVCADANLDLAVNAVVSSRVIFSGQVCNCAERVYVEDSIYDEFMAKVTKKMSEVKVEDAFSENNPDMSSMVSKAQFDKVAEMVEYAKKEGAEVVVGGGRSTNFDKGYFYQPTLLTNVSQNMQIIQEEVFGPVLPVMKFGTLDEAIALANDSEYGLTSSIFSENINKVMHACDQLDYGETYINREHFEAIQGFHAGWKKSGLGGADGKHGMEEYLQTKVVYAQYQ; encoded by the coding sequence ATGAAAGAATTTAATCAATACATTAACGGGGAATTCGTGAAATCGACTTCTACTGAAACAACAGAAGTGTTAAATCCATGTACCGAAGATGTGTTATCCCTTATACCTAAGGGCTCTGTCGCAGATGCTAATTTAGCATTGGAAGCAGCGAAAGCCGCGCAACATTCTTGGAAATCCCTTACTGCTGTAGAAAGAGCAAGTTATTTACATAAAATGGCGGATGTAATTCGCGAAAACAGAGTGTTTTTAGCAGAAACATTGGCAAAAGAACAAGCTAAAGTAATTGGTTTAGCACAAGTTGAAATTGATGTAACGGCAGATTATTATGATTATAATGCAGGTTGGGCAAGAAGAATTGAAGGTGAAATTATACAGAGTGATCGTAAAAAAGAACATATTTATTTACATAAAGCACCAATTGGAGTTGCTGTTGGTATTTGCCCATGGAACTTTCCGTTTTTTGTAGCGGCTCGTAAAATAGCACCTTCATTAGTTACAGGGAATACATGTGTACTTAAACCAAGTTGTATTGCACCAAATACTATAATGGAATTTATAAAATTGATTGAAAAAATAAATCTTCCAGCTGGTGTATTAAATGTAGTTTGTGGTACCGGGCCAGTTGTTGGTAATGCTCTAACAACAAGCCCTATTACAGGTATTATAAGTTTAACAGGAAGTGTGTTTGCTGGACAAAAAGTTATGGAAGCTGCTTCAAAAAACATAACCAAAGTATCTTTAGAACTTGGAGGGAAAGCACCTGCAATAGTATGTGCTGATGCTAATTTAGATTTGGCTGTTAATGCAGTTGTATCCTCTAGAGTTATTTTTAGTGGACAAGTTTGTAACTGTGCAGAACGTGTTTATGTTGAAGATTCTATATACGACGAATTTATGGCTAAAGTGACTAAGAAAATGAGCGAAGTAAAAGTTGAAGATGCTTTTTCTGAAAACAATCCAGATATGAGTAGCATGGTTTCTAAGGCTCAGTTTGATAAAGTAGCCGAAATGGTGGAATATGCTAAAAAAGAAGGTGCTGAAGTTGTTGTAGGAGGAGGGCGTTCTACAAATTTTGATAAAGGTTATTTCTATCAACCAACCTTATTAACAAATGTATCACAAAATATGCAAATTATTCAAGAAGAGGTGTTTGGGCCTGTATTACCGGTTATGAAGTTTGGAACTTTAGATGAAGCTATAGCCCTGGCAAACGATAGTGAATATGGTTTAACATCGTCTATATTTTCTGAAAACATTAATAAAGTTATGCATGCTTGCGATCAATTGGATTATGGCGAAACTTACATTAATAGAGAGCATTTTGAAGCTATTCAAGGTTTTCATGCAGGTTGGAAAAAATCAGGATTAGGTGGTGCAGATGGTAAGCATGGTATGGAAGAGTACTTACAAACTAAAGTGGTATATGCACAATACCAATAA
- a CDS encoding two-component regulator propeller domain-containing protein, translating into MSFNRLQNQLKTLEDQWVLSLYQDQKGYWWIGANKGIFLYDETNDKLRLIQLNSNGTSETLIFNRVIEQVNSNQILLAGQKVFLLTNPWDAILNDKAIEIENELFDAGNSNQINDYAKDSFGNHWFTSSKGVFRVEVQTDHWLVKDYFTTSSKNKSLALSYNHVFSIHVASNKTVWLGTYGGGLMRVDLDAKGIPENIKSYHRNDGLRDEVIYGILEDSEGMLWMSTDMGICYLNLNDEVFNFYDVNDGVLSNNFRQSAFLKTREGIMLMGE; encoded by the coding sequence ATTTCATTTAATAGATTACAAAATCAATTAAAAACGCTTGAAGATCAATGGGTTTTATCTTTGTATCAAGATCAAAAAGGCTATTGGTGGATTGGTGCCAATAAAGGCATTTTTTTATATGATGAAACCAATGATAAACTGCGTCTTATTCAATTAAATAGTAATGGAACTTCCGAAACTTTAATATTTAACCGGGTTATTGAACAAGTAAATTCCAACCAAATTTTACTAGCGGGACAAAAAGTGTTTTTATTAACCAACCCATGGGACGCTATTTTAAATGATAAAGCCATTGAGATAGAAAACGAATTATTTGACGCCGGAAATAGTAATCAAATTAATGATTATGCTAAAGATAGTTTTGGTAATCATTGGTTTACTAGTAGTAAGGGCGTATTTCGTGTAGAAGTACAAACGGACCATTGGTTGGTTAAAGATTATTTTACAACAAGCTCTAAAAATAAAAGTTTGGCACTAAGTTATAATCATGTTTTTAGCATACATGTGGCTTCCAATAAAACAGTATGGCTCGGTACTTATGGAGGAGGGTTAATGCGAGTGGATTTAGATGCTAAAGGCATACCAGAAAATATAAAAAGTTATCATAGAAATGACGGACTTCGGGATGAAGTAATTTATGGGATTTTAGAAGATAGCGAAGGCATGCTTTGGATGAGTACCGATATGGGGATTTGTTATTTGAATCTAAATGATGAGGTTTTTAATTTTTATGATGTTAATGATGGTGTTTTAAGTAATAATTTCCGGCAGTCAGCATTTTTAAAGACAAGAGAAGGTATTATGTTAATGGGGGAGTAG
- a CDS encoding aldose 1-epimerase family protein, with the protein MSIIPILKITMYTLQNKLLKIAINKTGAELSKITSVKNNTDFMWDGNPDIWSGIAPNLFPIIGALKNNIYTFDNNEYSLPKHGFIRHSNDLEVTEQTENSITFKLTYNDELLKIYPFKFEFFISYILTENTLEIKHTVNNIDDKSLYFSLGGHPAFKCPVFENETYDDYFLEFEHAENSKTHCINMESGLISSKTEPVFNNTNLLPLKHDLFNDDALVFKDLKSRRVSLKSKLNGEILNVSYPNFPYLGIWAKPSGDYVCIEPWLGIADNENTNQDFMTKEGVLKLDSKQSFTASYHIAIAKAHLE; encoded by the coding sequence TTGTCCATAATACCAATTTTAAAAATAACTATGTACACTTTACAGAATAAATTACTTAAAATAGCCATTAATAAAACGGGAGCCGAACTAAGTAAAATAACATCGGTTAAGAACAATACTGATTTTATGTGGGATGGTAATCCTGATATTTGGAGTGGTATTGCTCCAAATTTATTTCCAATTATTGGTGCTTTAAAAAATAATATTTACACTTTTGATAATAACGAATACAGCTTGCCTAAACATGGTTTTATTAGACATAGTAACGACCTGGAAGTTACAGAACAAACAGAAAACAGTATTACGTTTAAACTGACTTATAACGATGAGTTATTGAAAATATATCCGTTTAAATTTGAGTTTTTTATCTCTTATATTTTAACAGAAAATACGCTTGAAATAAAACATACCGTAAACAATATTGACGATAAATCGCTCTATTTTTCTCTAGGCGGTCACCCTGCTTTTAAATGTCCTGTTTTTGAAAATGAAACTTATGATGATTATTTTTTAGAATTTGAACATGCCGAAAACTCTAAAACGCATTGTATTAATATGGAAAGCGGTTTAATTTCATCTAAGACCGAACCTGTTTTTAATAATACTAATCTATTACCCTTAAAGCATGATTTGTTTAATGATGATGCCCTTGTTTTTAAAGACTTAAAATCGAGACGTGTTAGCTTAAAAAGTAAATTGAATGGAGAAATACTAAATGTAAGCTACCCAAACTTCCCGTACTTAGGTATTTGGGCCAAGCCAAGTGGAGATTACGTTTGTATTGAGCCTTGGTTAGGCATTGCAGATAATGAAAACACAAATCAAGATTTCATGACAAAAGAAGGTGTTCTAAAACTAGATTCTAAACAAAGTTTTACAGCAAGTTACCATATTGCTATTGCAAAAGCACATTTAGAGTAA